A genomic segment from Glycine soja cultivar W05 chromosome 18, ASM419377v2, whole genome shotgun sequence encodes:
- the LOC114397254 gene encoding uncharacterized protein LOC114397254, producing the protein MPLYTKFMKDILTKKGKYIDNESIVVGGNCSVVIQRKLPKKFKDPGSVTIPYTIGKESVGKALIALGASINLMPLSMCRKISDLKIDPTRMTLQLADRSITRPYEMVEDVLVKVCHFTFPVDFIIMDIEEDTEIPLVLGRPFMLTANCVVNMRNGNLELSIDNQKTLLERALVNKVDCLTSEEEEDLKACLEDLDREDSIPEGEASFEELKSETPSEKKKVELKILLNHLKYVFLEKDETKPVVISNALASE; encoded by the exons ATGCCGCTCTACACCAAGTTTATGAAAGACATCCTCACCAAGAAGGGGAAGTATATTGACAATGAGAGTATTGTGGTAGGAGGCAACTGCAGTGTGGTGATACAGAGGAAGCTACCAAAGAAATTTAAGGACCCCGGGAGTGTGACTATCCCTTACACCATAGGGAAGGAGTCAGTAGGAAAGGCCCTCATTGCCTTAGGGGCAAGCATAAACCTGATGCCCCTATCAATGTGCAGAAAAATTAGTGATCTGAAGATAGACCCTACCAGGATGACACTTCAGCTAGCAGACCGCTCAATCACAAGACCATATGAGATGGTAGAAGATGTCCTAGTCAAAGTCTGCCACTTTACTTTTCCGGTGGACTTTATCATTATGGATATCGAAGAAGACACGGAGATTCCTCTTGTCTTAGGCAGACCTTTCATGCTGACTGCCAACTGTGTGGTAAACATGAGGAATGGAAATCTGGAGTTGAGCATTGACAATCAGAAG ACTTTGCTGGAGAGAGCTTTGGTAAATAAGGTAGACTGCCTAaccagtgaagaagaagaagatctcAAGGCTTGCTTGGAAGACTTGGATCGAGAAGATAGCATTCCTGAGGGGGAAGCCAGCTTTGAGGAACTAAAGAGCGAGACCCCATCCGAGAAGAAGAAGGTAGAGTTGAAGATACTGCTCAACCATCTAAAGTATGTGTTCCTGGAAAAAGATGAGACTAAGCCTGTGGTGATCAGCAATGCACTCGCATCTGAATAA